From Alienimonas californiensis, a single genomic window includes:
- a CDS encoding CgeB family protein produces MRIVIFGLSVTSSWGNGHATTYRALLKALHVEGHSVLFCERDVPWYAGHRDLPAPPFCELALYHSVGEARERFAEAVRTADAVIVGSYVPDGVAIGEWATATAGGVSAFYDIDTPVTLAKLAAGDFEYLAPDLIPRYDLYLSFTGGPTLRRLEQEFGSPAARPLYCSVDPDLYQPDDAIERDLDLGYLGTWSADRQPTVNRFLIEPARALPERRFAVAGPQYPAEIDWPANVERTDHLPPAEHARFYNRQRFTLNVTRADMIAAGYAPSVRLFEAAACGTPVISDRWAGLGELLEEGKEIFIADSPADVRRWLTETSEADRAAIGAAARRRVLAEHTADGRADQLIQHLQDRAAA; encoded by the coding sequence ATGCGAATTGTCATCTTCGGACTGTCCGTCACCTCCAGTTGGGGCAACGGCCACGCGACGACCTACCGGGCGCTGCTCAAAGCATTGCACGTCGAGGGTCATTCCGTGCTGTTCTGCGAACGGGACGTGCCCTGGTACGCCGGGCACCGCGACCTGCCGGCGCCGCCGTTCTGCGAACTGGCGCTCTATCACTCGGTCGGGGAGGCCCGTGAACGCTTCGCTGAGGCTGTGCGAACCGCGGACGCGGTGATCGTCGGCAGCTACGTGCCGGACGGCGTGGCGATCGGCGAATGGGCGACGGCGACCGCCGGGGGCGTTTCCGCGTTCTACGACATCGACACCCCCGTCACCCTCGCCAAGCTCGCCGCGGGGGACTTTGAATATCTCGCCCCGGACTTGATCCCCCGGTACGACCTGTACCTCAGCTTTACCGGCGGGCCGACGCTGCGGCGGTTGGAACAGGAGTTCGGCTCCCCCGCCGCCCGGCCGCTGTATTGCAGCGTCGACCCGGACCTTTATCAGCCGGACGACGCGATCGAGCGGGACCTGGACCTCGGTTATCTGGGCACCTGGAGCGCCGACCGCCAGCCGACGGTCAACCGCTTTTTGATCGAACCGGCCCGGGCCCTGCCGGAGCGCCGCTTCGCCGTCGCCGGGCCGCAGTATCCGGCCGAGATTGACTGGCCGGCGAACGTGGAGCGAACCGATCACCTTCCCCCCGCGGAGCACGCCCGGTTTTATAATCGGCAGCGGTTCACGCTGAACGTGACCCGGGCGGACATGATCGCCGCCGGCTACGCCCCCAGCGTGCGGCTGTTCGAGGCGGCGGCGTGCGGCACGCCCGTGATCTCCGACCGCTGGGCCGGATTAGGGGAGTTGCTCGAGGAGGGAAAAGAGATTTTCATTGCCGATTCTCCCGCGGACGTCCGTCGCTGGCTGACCGAGACGTCCGAGGCGGACCGCGCCGCGATCGGCGCCGCCGCCCGCCGCCGGGTCCTCGCCGAACACACGGCCGACGGTCGGGCCGACCAACTCATTCAACATCTTCAAGACCGGGCCGCCGCGTGA
- a CDS encoding permease prefix domain 1-containing protein yields MPAEEFDAYFKTLFARLRLKPGRRAELADELRDHLETRLEELTADGLPRAAAIERALEEFGDAAGLASQMSYAFTLLARRRRRKTLMRVTASAAATLACGIAVAYLFAPPNRALAPPGPALAQEESDPQQAGPEQAAADPAGDPFADGARSQPPAASPDEAKMAALEKALNAPTELDARPGDTIAEALDGLAAQHNIVILPDQRTLNPEGIDLRDLPIENPPKLSGYSLRTALDVLLSTISDASLAAMPRNGILYITTQEAAGRNLETRIYNVRDLLADVRTSPAGGLGGVPGAFGGGQEGGGGMFSLPPVQNQFGEGMGGGMGGGMGGFGAGRPSTGLPAGAADDLVNMILSVTGGEAFGGPWLITDGQGGSIEHFNGLLAVRQTAAVHRQIEELLDSLRRSAEERGWDAAAPGVPTAAAPSGAETSSLTIVVGPNGILSIDGEEGLTPERIRVALKNLATTAPQRRVVIEAERNVPSRAVQETLKLLSGEGLDNVALRAKPAPAGGDPFGAHPAGGDPFGTPAGSGSTAIPRY; encoded by the coding sequence GTGCCCGCCGAGGAGTTCGACGCCTACTTCAAGACGCTGTTCGCCCGGCTGCGGCTCAAGCCGGGCCGGCGGGCGGAACTGGCGGACGAACTGCGGGACCATCTCGAGACCCGCCTGGAAGAGCTCACCGCCGACGGCCTGCCCCGGGCCGCCGCGATTGAGCGGGCGTTGGAGGAGTTCGGCGACGCCGCGGGGCTGGCGTCGCAGATGTCGTACGCGTTCACCCTTCTCGCCCGTCGCCGCCGTCGAAAGACTCTCATGCGCGTCACCGCCTCCGCCGCCGCGACCCTCGCCTGCGGCATCGCCGTCGCCTATTTATTCGCCCCGCCCAACCGGGCCCTCGCCCCGCCGGGACCGGCCCTGGCTCAGGAGGAGTCGGACCCGCAGCAGGCCGGGCCGGAACAGGCCGCCGCCGATCCCGCGGGCGACCCGTTCGCGGACGGAGCGAGGAGCCAGCCGCCCGCCGCCTCGCCGGACGAGGCGAAGATGGCGGCGTTGGAGAAGGCCCTGAACGCCCCGACGGAACTCGACGCGCGCCCAGGGGATACGATCGCCGAGGCGCTCGACGGTCTTGCCGCGCAGCACAACATCGTCATCCTGCCGGACCAGCGTACCCTCAACCCGGAGGGGATCGATTTGCGAGACCTGCCGATCGAGAACCCGCCGAAGTTGAGCGGGTATTCGCTGCGGACGGCGTTGGACGTTTTGCTGTCCACAATCAGTGACGCCTCTCTCGCCGCCATGCCCCGGAACGGCATTCTGTATATCACCACGCAGGAGGCGGCAGGACGAAATCTGGAAACCCGCATCTATAACGTCCGCGATCTGTTGGCCGACGTGCGGACGTCGCCCGCCGGCGGTCTCGGCGGCGTCCCGGGCGCGTTCGGCGGCGGGCAGGAGGGCGGGGGCGGGATGTTCAGCCTGCCGCCGGTTCAGAACCAGTTCGGCGAAGGGATGGGTGGCGGAATGGGCGGCGGAATGGGCGGGTTCGGGGCCGGACGGCCGAGCACGGGACTGCCGGCCGGGGCGGCGGACGATCTGGTAAACATGATTCTGTCCGTCACCGGCGGCGAGGCGTTCGGCGGGCCGTGGCTGATCACGGACGGGCAGGGCGGCTCCATCGAGCACTTCAACGGCCTGCTGGCCGTTCGGCAGACCGCGGCGGTGCACCGCCAGATCGAGGAACTGCTCGACTCGCTCCGCCGCAGCGCCGAGGAACGCGGCTGGGACGCTGCGGCACCCGGCGTGCCGACTGCCGCGGCGCCGAGCGGCGCCGAGACTTCGTCTCTGACCATTGTGGTGGGCCCGAACGGCATTCTCTCGATCGACGGCGAGGAGGGCCTCACCCCCGAACGCATCCGCGTGGCGTTGAAGAATCTGGCGACGACCGCTCCGCAACGCCGGGTCGTCATCGAGGCCGAACGGAATGTGCCCTCCCGAGCGGTGCAGGAGACCCTCAAGCTGCTGTCCGGCGAGGGGCTGGACAACGTCGCCCTCCGCGCCAAGCCCGCTCCGGCCGGCGGCGACCCGTTCGGCGCCCATCCGGCCGGCGGCGACCCGTTCGGCACCCCGGCCGGCAGCGGCTCGACGGCTATTCCCCGGTATTGA
- a CDS encoding SLC13 family permease produces the protein MPLNFDIGLTLSVLAACVVALVATTAAPDAVLCGGLVLLVACGVVPLSGTYGEPGALDGLGNPGLAAVGILFAVAEGLRQTGAVEYAGRQLLGRPSGTTSAVLRVAAPAAFVSAFLNNTPVVAAALPVVSDWAKRHGMSPSKVLMPLSFAAVLGGMCTLIGTSTLLVLNGELVKLPTADGGTHPGLELFDITWVGLPCAVLGVAFLAVASKWLLPDRTPAGANLRDTREYVVEMTLQPDSPMVGQTVEGAGLRHLPGAYLLEIGRDVPADTTGNAADDDAPPGAAAGPPRAPTHVEQVVAAVGPNERLRAGDRLVFVGAVDSVKDLRRLPGLTPAADQTFKLDTPSEGQGARQLVEAVVSDGYPFLDRTVRESRFRSHYNAAIIAVARGGERVVGKIGDIRLRPGDTLLLEAPPGFVKLRRFGKHFFLVSGVADSVPPRFHKAWIARVILAAMVAAMFFDVPPALAAAIACGAMIFSRCLLISEARRAVDWSVLITMAAGLGLGAALQSSGTDDYLAHHLTALAGPNPYAQLAVTFLLTAVLANLITAKAAGVLTFGIALAVANGLNLNPLPFVIAVMAAASGVFAGPVGFQTNLMVYGPGGYKTSDYLRLGLPLTALVFAVTMLVVPQVWPFEPATPAADPPPAARAEDDGGAPATAVVNTGE, from the coding sequence GTGCCGCTCAACTTCGACATCGGCCTCACCCTCAGCGTGCTGGCCGCCTGCGTGGTCGCGCTGGTGGCGACGACCGCCGCCCCGGACGCCGTGCTGTGCGGCGGGTTGGTGTTGCTGGTCGCCTGCGGGGTGGTGCCGCTCAGCGGCACCTACGGGGAGCCCGGGGCGCTGGACGGCCTGGGGAACCCGGGCCTGGCGGCGGTCGGCATTTTATTCGCGGTCGCCGAGGGACTGCGGCAGACCGGGGCCGTGGAATACGCCGGCCGCCAACTCCTGGGGCGGCCCTCCGGCACGACGAGTGCCGTACTGCGGGTGGCGGCGCCGGCGGCGTTCGTCAGCGCCTTTCTCAACAACACCCCCGTGGTCGCCGCGGCGCTGCCGGTCGTCAGCGACTGGGCGAAGCGCCACGGCATGAGCCCCAGCAAGGTGCTGATGCCGCTCTCCTTCGCCGCGGTGCTGGGGGGCATGTGCACGCTCATCGGCACGAGCACGCTGCTGGTGTTGAACGGGGAGCTGGTCAAGCTCCCCACGGCGGACGGCGGCACGCACCCGGGCTTGGAATTATTCGACATCACCTGGGTCGGCCTGCCCTGCGCGGTGCTGGGGGTGGCGTTTCTGGCGGTCGCTTCGAAGTGGCTCCTGCCGGACCGCACCCCGGCCGGGGCGAACCTCCGCGACACCCGCGAGTACGTCGTGGAGATGACCCTTCAACCCGATAGCCCGATGGTGGGCCAGACCGTCGAGGGCGCCGGCCTACGCCACCTGCCGGGGGCGTATTTATTGGAGATCGGCCGCGACGTGCCCGCCGATACGACCGGCAACGCGGCGGACGACGACGCCCCGCCCGGCGCCGCCGCGGGGCCGCCGCGGGCGCCGACGCACGTGGAGCAGGTCGTCGCCGCGGTCGGGCCGAACGAGCGCCTGCGGGCCGGCGACCGGCTGGTGTTCGTCGGCGCCGTGGACAGCGTGAAGGACCTCCGCCGCCTGCCCGGCCTCACCCCGGCGGCCGATCAGACCTTCAAGCTCGACACCCCCAGCGAGGGCCAGGGAGCCCGGCAACTGGTGGAGGCGGTCGTCTCCGACGGCTACCCGTTCCTGGATCGCACCGTCCGCGAGAGCCGGTTCCGCAGCCATTACAACGCCGCCATCATCGCCGTGGCCCGCGGCGGAGAGCGGGTCGTCGGCAAGATCGGCGACATCCGCCTACGGCCCGGCGACACCCTGTTATTGGAAGCCCCGCCGGGTTTCGTGAAGCTGCGGCGGTTCGGCAAGCATTTCTTCCTGGTCTCCGGCGTGGCGGACAGCGTCCCCCCGCGGTTCCATAAAGCCTGGATCGCCCGCGTGATTCTGGCGGCGATGGTCGCGGCGATGTTCTTCGACGTCCCGCCGGCGTTGGCGGCGGCGATCGCCTGCGGGGCGATGATTTTTTCCCGCTGCCTGCTGATCAGCGAGGCCCGCCGGGCCGTCGACTGGAGCGTGCTCATCACCATGGCCGCCGGTCTGGGCCTGGGCGCCGCCCTGCAGAGCAGCGGCACCGACGACTACCTCGCCCACCACCTCACCGCCCTGGCGGGGCCCAACCCCTACGCCCAACTCGCGGTGACGTTCCTGCTGACCGCCGTGCTGGCGAACCTCATCACCGCCAAGGCCGCGGGCGTGCTGACCTTCGGCATCGCGTTGGCGGTGGCGAACGGATTGAACCTGAACCCGCTGCCGTTCGTGATCGCGGTGATGGCCGCCGCCAGCGGCGTGTTCGCCGGGCCGGTCGGCTTCCAGACGAACCTGATGGTCTACGGCCCCGGGGGTTATAAAACGAGCGATTACCTGCGACTGGGCCTCCCGCTGACGGCGCTGGTGTTCGCGGTGACGATGCTCGTCGTCCCGCAGGTCTGGCCCTTCGAGCCGGCGACCCCGGCCGCCGATCCGCCCCCGGCCGCCCGGGCCGAGGACGACGGTGGGGCGCCGGCCACGGCGGTCGTCAATACCGGGGAATAG
- a CDS encoding NAD(P)-dependent oxidoreductase, translating into MSPVSPETTRLGWIGTGVMGAAMAERLLDAGYALTVYNRTPAKAEPLTAKGATLAENPRAVAENSDVTITIVGYPHDVRAVVLGEDGALAGAAAGSILVDMTTSAPALAVEIAEAAAAKGVQSLDAPVSGGDVGAKSGALSIMCGGDADVFHALAPLFDVLGKTVVLQGGSGAGQHTKMVNQTLIASNMIGVCEALVYADRAGLDLETVLKSVSGGAAGSWSLSNLAPRMLKGDFAPGFYVEHFLKDLGLALSEADRMHLCLPGLALARQLYNAVAAAGGGRDGTQALVRVVADLSGRRWGE; encoded by the coding sequence ATGTCGCCCGTCTCCCCCGAAACGACCCGCCTCGGCTGGATCGGAACCGGCGTGATGGGCGCCGCGATGGCCGAGCGGCTGCTGGACGCCGGGTACGCCCTCACGGTTTATAATCGCACCCCGGCGAAGGCCGAGCCACTGACGGCGAAGGGGGCGACGCTCGCCGAGAATCCCCGGGCCGTGGCGGAGAACAGCGACGTGACGATCACGATCGTCGGCTATCCGCACGACGTGCGGGCCGTCGTCTTAGGGGAGGACGGGGCGCTCGCCGGGGCCGCGGCGGGTTCGATCCTGGTCGATATGACCACCAGCGCCCCCGCGTTGGCCGTGGAGATCGCCGAGGCCGCCGCGGCCAAGGGCGTGCAGAGCCTGGACGCCCCCGTCAGCGGCGGGGACGTGGGGGCGAAGAGCGGGGCGCTGTCCATCATGTGCGGTGGGGACGCGGACGTCTTTCACGCTCTCGCCCCGCTGTTCGACGTGCTGGGGAAGACCGTCGTCTTGCAGGGCGGCTCCGGCGCCGGGCAGCACACGAAAATGGTCAATCAAACCCTGATCGCCTCCAATATGATCGGCGTCTGCGAGGCGCTGGTCTACGCCGACCGGGCCGGGCTGGATTTGGAGACCGTCTTGAAGAGCGTCAGCGGCGGAGCGGCGGGCTCGTGGAGCCTGTCGAACCTGGCTCCGCGGATGTTGAAGGGCGATTTCGCCCCGGGGTTCTATGTCGAGCACTTCCTCAAAGACCTCGGTCTGGCGTTGAGCGAAGCCGATCGCATGCACCTCTGCCTGCCGGGCCTGGCCCTCGCCCGGCAGCTCTACAACGCCGTCGCCGCGGCCGGCGGCGGGCGGGACGGCACCCAGGCGCTGGTGCGGGTCGTCGCCGACCTCAGCGGCCGGCGCTGGGGCGAATAA
- a CDS encoding CgeB family protein → MHLVYFTHSLVSDWNHGNAHFLRGVIRALQARGHSVESFEPSNGWSLQNLLSDHGLPPTREFAAQFPDLSAKFYDPNYERFAGEPLDAVLDRADAVLVHEWNDPALVARLGRRRVARGEGRSSFKLLFHDTHHRAASAPKDMSRYDLAGYDGVLAFGRVIAEIYRRRRWHDRAWVWHEAADVTLFTPAPAPVEKERDLVWVGNWGDGERTAELGQFLLGPVRALNLNARVHGVRYPESAKEALRAAGCEYAGWLPNHRVPQAFSEARLTVHVPRGPYVKTLPGVPTIRPFEALACDLPLICSPWQDAEDLFAPGRDYLTAADGAEMTQQIRRVMDDDRLAANLAEHGRETILARHTCDHRAEELLAILNELDCGGL, encoded by the coding sequence ATGCACCTCGTTTATTTCACCCACTCGCTCGTTTCGGACTGGAACCACGGCAACGCCCACTTTTTGCGGGGCGTGATCCGGGCGTTGCAGGCCCGCGGGCATAGCGTGGAGTCGTTTGAGCCGTCCAACGGCTGGAGCCTGCAAAACCTGCTGAGCGACCACGGCCTGCCCCCCACGCGGGAGTTCGCCGCGCAGTTCCCGGACCTGTCGGCGAAGTTCTACGATCCAAATTACGAACGCTTCGCCGGGGAGCCGCTCGACGCCGTGCTGGACCGGGCGGACGCCGTGCTGGTGCACGAATGGAACGACCCGGCGCTCGTCGCCCGGCTGGGCCGGCGGCGCGTCGCCCGGGGGGAGGGCCGCAGCAGTTTCAAACTGCTCTTTCACGACACCCACCACCGGGCCGCCAGCGCGCCGAAAGATATGAGCCGCTACGATCTCGCCGGCTACGACGGGGTGCTCGCCTTCGGCCGGGTGATCGCGGAGATTTATCGGCGTCGCCGCTGGCACGACCGGGCCTGGGTCTGGCACGAAGCGGCCGACGTCACCCTCTTCACCCCCGCCCCGGCCCCGGTCGAGAAGGAGCGAGATCTCGTCTGGGTCGGCAACTGGGGCGACGGCGAACGCACCGCCGAACTGGGCCAGTTTTTGTTGGGCCCGGTGAGAGCGCTGAACCTGAACGCCCGCGTCCACGGCGTGCGCTACCCGGAATCGGCGAAGGAGGCGTTGCGGGCGGCGGGGTGCGAGTACGCCGGCTGGCTGCCCAATCACCGGGTGCCGCAGGCCTTCAGCGAGGCCCGGCTGACCGTGCACGTCCCCCGCGGTCCGTACGTCAAAACGCTGCCCGGCGTGCCGACGATCCGGCCGTTCGAGGCCCTCGCCTGCGATTTGCCCCTGATTTGCAGCCCCTGGCAGGACGCCGAAGACCTGTTCGCCCCCGGCCGGGACTACCTCACCGCCGCCGACGGGGCGGAGATGACCCAGCAGATTCGCCGGGTTATGGACGACGACCGCCTCGCCGCGAACCTCGCGGAGCACGGTCGGGAGACTATTCTCGCCCGTCACACCTGCGACCACCGGGCGGAGGAGTTATTGGCGATCCTGAACGAACTTGATTGCGGGGGGCTGTGA
- a CDS encoding DUF1698 domain-containing protein: protein MTLQSAAAHLPPDAPPGPWFHNLSLPDGAGGVLHTAPDHPLGDFPRFKWEAIEPHLPADLSGAHALDVGCNAGFYAIELARRGAAVTAIDHDPRYLEQARWAAGRLAEAGALPANPPRFRQGSVYDLARPTPDEPERFDVVWFMGVLYHLRYPLLALDLLADRTAPGGLMVFQTLTLPEDDSNAKAPRGLGVKDPSNVRIGERAALRAPGWPTLAFIERDFEDDPTNWFLADAPACRAMLRSAGFEIAAEIPEQEVFLCRRRSDGDDNDRLRDEECRAATGRLDRPGETAGSLSDLSSGSPSAWSVTEESNE, encoded by the coding sequence GTGACTCTTCAATCCGCCGCCGCCCACCTCCCGCCGGACGCCCCGCCCGGGCCGTGGTTTCATAACCTGTCGCTGCCCGACGGGGCCGGCGGCGTGCTGCACACCGCCCCGGACCACCCGCTGGGCGACTTTCCCCGCTTCAAATGGGAGGCGATCGAACCGCATCTGCCCGCGGACCTCTCCGGGGCGCACGCGCTGGACGTGGGCTGCAACGCGGGATTTTATGCGATCGAACTGGCCCGCCGCGGGGCGGCGGTGACGGCGATCGACCACGACCCGCGCTATCTGGAGCAGGCCCGCTGGGCGGCGGGGCGGCTCGCCGAGGCGGGCGCCCTCCCGGCGAACCCGCCGCGGTTCCGTCAGGGCAGCGTCTACGACCTCGCCCGACCGACGCCCGACGAGCCGGAGCGGTTCGACGTCGTCTGGTTTATGGGGGTGCTCTATCACCTGCGTTATCCGCTGCTCGCCTTGGATCTGCTGGCGGATCGGACCGCCCCGGGCGGGCTGATGGTCTTTCAGACCCTCACCCTGCCTGAGGACGATTCGAACGCCAAGGCCCCGCGAGGTCTCGGCGTTAAGGACCCCAGCAACGTGCGGATTGGCGAGCGGGCGGCCCTTCGCGCCCCGGGGTGGCCGACGCTGGCCTTTATCGAACGCGATTTCGAGGACGACCCCACCAACTGGTTCCTCGCCGACGCCCCCGCCTGCCGGGCGATGCTGCGGAGCGCCGGATTTGAAATCGCCGCCGAAATCCCGGAACAGGAAGTCTTTCTCTGTCGCCGCCGGTCGGATGGGGACGATAACGACCGTCTTCGCGACGAAGAGTGCCGGGCCGCCACCGGACGACTCGACAGGCCGGGCGAGACCGCCGGCTCATTGTCCGACCTGTCCTCCGGGTCCCCCTCCGCGTGGAGCGTTACTGAGGAGAGCAACGAATGA
- a CDS encoding CgeB family protein produces MAAGLNIAFFGSSLVSAYWNGAATYYRGIVKALHDRGHRVTFYEPDAFGRQAHRDMPDPSWATVVVYEGEGNDGVRRGLDAAASADVIVKASGVGVFDELLEAAVPTLGGPETLRIFWDVDAPATLARMHADANDPFRRLVPQYDAVFTYGGGPPVVKAYTALGARRCEPIYNALDPSTHHPVPPDDRFAADLAFLGNRLPDREARVGEFFLSAARALSDRTFLLGGSGWGENVDLPPNVRPLGHVSTVDHNALNRTPLAVLNVSRESMAAVGYSPATRVFEAAGASACLITDDWEGIDWFLEPRREVLVAEDGRDVAEHLQALTPESSRKIGERALKRVLAEHTYDRRAVRVEELLTGELVRG; encoded by the coding sequence ATGGCGGCGGGATTGAACATCGCCTTTTTCGGCTCCTCGCTGGTCAGCGCCTATTGGAACGGCGCCGCGACCTATTATCGCGGGATCGTCAAGGCCCTGCACGACCGCGGGCACCGGGTGACGTTTTACGAGCCCGACGCCTTCGGTCGGCAGGCCCACCGGGATATGCCAGACCCGTCCTGGGCGACGGTGGTAGTCTATGAGGGAGAAGGAAACGACGGCGTGCGACGCGGCCTGGACGCGGCGGCCTCCGCGGACGTGATCGTCAAAGCCAGCGGCGTGGGGGTGTTCGACGAGTTATTAGAAGCCGCCGTGCCGACGCTCGGCGGGCCGGAGACGCTGCGGATCTTCTGGGACGTGGACGCCCCTGCCACCCTGGCCCGCATGCACGCAGACGCCAACGACCCGTTCCGGCGCCTTGTCCCGCAATACGACGCCGTCTTCACCTACGGCGGCGGCCCGCCGGTGGTGAAAGCCTATACCGCCCTCGGCGCCCGCCGGTGCGAGCCGATCTATAACGCCCTCGACCCCTCCACCCATCACCCCGTCCCGCCGGACGACCGCTTCGCCGCGGACCTCGCCTTCCTCGGCAATCGCCTGCCGGACCGGGAGGCCCGCGTCGGCGAGTTCTTCCTGAGCGCCGCCCGCGCCCTGTCGGATCGCACGTTTTTGTTGGGCGGCAGCGGGTGGGGGGAGAACGTCGATCTGCCGCCCAACGTCCGCCCGCTGGGGCACGTTTCCACGGTCGATCACAACGCCCTGAACCGCACCCCGCTGGCCGTGTTGAACGTCTCCCGGGAGAGCATGGCCGCGGTCGGCTACAGCCCCGCGACGCGGGTGTTCGAAGCGGCGGGCGCTTCCGCCTGCCTCATCACGGACGACTGGGAGGGCATCGACTGGTTCCTCGAACCGCGGCGGGAGGTATTGGTCGCGGAGGACGGGCGGGACGTGGCGGAGCATCTCCAAGCCCTGACGCCGGAGTCGTCGAGGAAAATCGGCGAGCGGGCGCTCAAACGGGTCCTCGCGGAGCACACCTACGACCGCCGGGCCGTGCGGGTGGAAGAATTACTCACCGGCGAACTGGTGAGGGGATAA
- a CDS encoding 3'(2'),5'-bisphosphate nucleotidase gives MPESVALAAAVQAGRWAAAACRAVRSAADPSALDKSDKSPVTVADFAAQALVCRALAEAFPNDPVVGEEDAAALRSGEQAKFASQVLDAVNLAGRQFDLPAATLDDVLGWIDRGGAEGGGRFWTVDPIDGTKGFLRGGQYAVAIALIENGVPTVGVLACPNLPRNGGDDAGDTGALFAARRGDGATVRSLGTNSTPTAIFTSPQADPAAARVCESVESGHTAHGAAAEIAARLGVSAEPLRLDSQAKYAEVARGGAEIYLRLPTRPGYVERIWDHAAGVAVIEEAGGRVTDVDGRPLDFTHGRGLERNRGVIATNGPLHDAVLEAAAAVLAPRP, from the coding sequence ATGCCTGAATCCGTCGCTCTCGCCGCCGCTGTGCAGGCCGGTCGGTGGGCCGCGGCGGCCTGCCGGGCCGTCCGCTCCGCCGCCGATCCTTCCGCGCTGGATAAGTCGGACAAAAGCCCCGTCACCGTCGCGGACTTCGCCGCCCAGGCCCTCGTCTGCCGGGCGCTGGCGGAGGCGTTCCCGAACGACCCGGTCGTCGGCGAGGAAGACGCCGCCGCCCTGCGGAGCGGGGAGCAGGCGAAGTTCGCCTCGCAGGTGCTCGACGCGGTGAACCTCGCCGGCCGTCAGTTCGACCTGCCCGCCGCCACCCTGGACGACGTGCTGGGCTGGATCGACCGCGGCGGCGCCGAGGGCGGCGGGCGGTTCTGGACCGTCGACCCGATCGACGGCACGAAGGGGTTTCTCCGCGGCGGGCAGTACGCGGTGGCGATCGCCCTGATCGAGAACGGCGTGCCGACCGTCGGCGTGCTCGCCTGCCCGAACCTGCCGCGGAACGGCGGGGACGACGCCGGCGACACCGGGGCGCTATTCGCCGCCCGGCGGGGCGACGGGGCGACGGTGCGGTCGCTGGGAACGAACTCCACCCCGACCGCGATTTTCACCTCCCCCCAGGCCGATCCGGCCGCGGCCCGGGTCTGCGAATCGGTGGAGTCCGGCCACACCGCCCACGGCGCCGCCGCGGAGATCGCCGCGCGGTTGGGCGTCTCCGCGGAGCCGCTGCGGCTCGATTCGCAGGCCAAATACGCCGAGGTCGCCCGCGGCGGGGCGGAGATCTATCTCCGGCTGCCCACCCGGCCGGGGTACGTGGAACGCATCTGGGATCACGCCGCCGGCGTGGCGGTGATTGAGGAAGCCGGCGGGCGGGTGACGGACGTGGACGGCCGACCGCTGGACTTCACCCACGGCCGCGGCCTGGAGCGGAACCGCGGGGTGATCGCCACCAACGGCCCGCTGCACGACGCCGTGCTGGAGGCCGCCGCCGCCGTGTTGGCCCCGCGGCCCTAA
- a CDS encoding aminotransferase class IV, giving the protein MPPAVPIDEPLAYLGGRLLPAAEAALPLDDGLVTGGAAVTERLRTFGGVPFAVDRHLDRLERSAAAAFIDLPGPREELAEAIAAVVRHNFALLERTGGPGDELSVGLFVSAGSPGGPSVAGVTTTVLEAGRFAADYQDGVRLVVPATRQIPAACLDPHIKTRSRLHWRIAARQAAAIDPGTRPLLLHLDGTVAETDTGNVLSVRGRTIRTPPRAGTLEGVTQAVTREVATDLGFQWEERPLTVADLCAGDEALVASTTPTLWPVVRIDGRPVGAGTVGSVYRTLTTAWERLVESAGLNKPTSF; this is encoded by the coding sequence ATGCCCCCCGCCGTGCCGATCGACGAACCCCTCGCCTATCTCGGCGGCCGACTGCTGCCCGCGGCGGAGGCGGCCCTGCCGCTGGACGACGGCCTGGTGACGGGCGGGGCGGCGGTGACGGAGCGGCTGAGGACGTTCGGCGGGGTCCCGTTCGCCGTCGACCGGCACCTCGACCGCCTGGAACGCAGCGCCGCCGCGGCCTTCATCGACCTACCCGGTCCGCGGGAGGAACTGGCGGAGGCGATCGCCGCGGTCGTGCGGCATAACTTCGCCCTGCTGGAACGCACCGGCGGCCCCGGGGATGAACTGAGCGTTGGCCTGTTCGTCTCCGCCGGATCGCCGGGGGGACCTTCCGTCGCGGGGGTAACGACGACGGTTCTGGAGGCCGGCCGGTTCGCGGCGGACTATCAGGACGGGGTGCGGCTGGTCGTGCCGGCGACGCGGCAGATCCCCGCGGCCTGCCTCGATCCGCACATCAAGACCCGCAGCCGGCTGCACTGGCGGATCGCCGCCCGACAGGCCGCCGCGATCGACCCGGGGACCAGACCGCTGCTCCTACACCTCGACGGCACGGTCGCGGAAACCGACACCGGCAACGTCCTGAGCGTCCGCGGCCGCACGATTCGCACCCCGCCGCGGGCCGGCACGCTGGAGGGGGTCACCCAGGCCGTCACTCGTGAAGTGGCGACGGACCTCGGCTTTCAGTGGGAGGAACGCCCGCTGACGGTGGCGGACCTGTGCGCGGGGGACGAGGCGCTCGTCGCCTCCACCACGCCGACGCTATGGCCCGTCGTCCGCATCGACGGCCGGCCGGTGGGCGCCGGGACGGTAGGCTCGGTCTATCGGACGCTGACGACCGCCTGGGAGCGGTTGGTCGAGAGCGCGGGGCTGAACAAACCGACGTCATTCTGA